From Acidovorax sp. 1608163:
CGTGGAATTACCCCATCCAACTGGCGCTGGCCCCCGCTATTACCGCACTGGCGGCGGGCAACCGCGTCATGCTCAAGCCCAGCGAGCTCACGCCGCACACCTCGGCGCAACTGGCGGCGTTGGTAGCGCAGTTCTTCTCCGCCGACGAGTTTTGTGTGGTGCAGGGCGATGCCAATTTGTCGGCCTTGTTTGCCTCGCTGCCGTTCGATCACCTGGTGTTCACCGGCTCTACCGCCGTGGGGCGCAAGGTGGCGCAGGCGGCGGCGCACAACCTCACCCCCACCACGCTGGAGCTGGGGGGCAAATCGCCTTGCATCATCGACGGCCACTGCGACCTGCAGGAGGCTGCCCTGAAGATCGCCCACGGCAAGCTGTTCAATGCCGGGCAAACCTGCGTGGCGCCTGACTACGTGCTGCTGCCCCGGGGGCGCGAGGCCGAGTTTGCCCAGGCCTACGGTGCGGCCGTGCTGCGCCTGTTCCCGAGCGTTGAGGGCAATGGCGACTATGCCTCCATCATCACTGCGCGCCACTACGCACGGCTGCGCACCATGCTGCAGCAGGCGCAAACCCTGGGCGCTGAGGTGCAGACCATTGACCCGTCTGTGGGCAAGCCCGCTTCAGGCAAGCCCACCGTGGGCACGCTGGGCGATGGCGCCAGCCGCCAGATGCTGCCCACGCTGGTGTTTGGCGCCACCTCAGCCATGCAGCTCATGCAGGAAGAAATTTTTGGCCCCATCCTGCCCGTCATTTCCTACGAGCGCTTGGACGATGCCATTGCGCACATCAACGCCGGGCCGCGCCCGCTGGCGCTGTACTGGTTTGGGCAAAGCGAGGCGGTGCGTGACGATGTGCTGGCCCGCACGGTCAGCGGGGGCGTGACGGTGAACGACACGCTGATGCATGTGGCCCACGACAACCTGCCGTTTGGCGGCGTGGGCGACAGTGGCTGGGGGGCCTACCATGGCGAGCAGGGCTTTCTGCGGTTTTGCCACCAGAAGTCGGTGCTGGTGCAGTCGCGCTGGTCCTTGGGCGCGTTGCTTTACCCACCGTATGGCGCCCGGTTTCAGCGTTTGATGGATTTGATGCGCCGCTGGTTTTGAGTTGGCGCGGACGCCGAGCCTGCGCAGGCTCAGGTCGGGTCCGCAGGCGTTTCTTCGGCCTGCTAGGCAGCAGGCTGGGGTTGCTGCAGCAATAGCGAAATGGCGTCGCGCAGCTGGCCGGTGGACACGGGCTTGTGCAGCAGCAGGGCCGAGGTGGACTGCGCATCGCGCAGGCGCTGGGGCGAGGTGTCGCCCGTCATGATGATGGCGGGCACCATGGCGCCCAGCTGGGAGCGCAGCGCTTGCAGCACCTGCTTGCCCGTTTCCTCATGCCGCAAGCGGAAGTCGGTGATGATCAACTCGGGGGTCATGCGCTCCAGGCTTTGCATGGCGTCGGCGCCGGATTCGGCCGTCAGGCATTCGCACCCCCAGCTTTGCAGCAGCGATTGCATGCCCATGCGCACGGCCTCGTCGTCGTCGATGGCCAGCACCCTCAGGCCTGCCAGGCTTTGCGGGTCCAGCACGGGCTGGGCTTCGTCCTCCAGGGCGCCTTGCCAGTTGTCCAGCCAAAGCCTGAAGACCGAGCCCTTGCCCAGGCGCGAGCGCACTTGGACGGTGGTGCGCATCTCGCACGCCAGCCGTTGCACGATGGCCAGGCCCAGGCCCAGGCCCTTGCGCCGGTCGCGTTCGGGGTTGCCCAGTTGGTGGAACTCTTTGAAGATGTCCTCCCACTGGTGCTCGGGAATGCCGTGGCCCGTGTCCCACACCTCCAGCGCCAGCCGGGCGCCGCGCTGGCGGCAGGCAATCAGCACACCGCCCCGGCTGGTGTAGCGCAGGGCGTTGGAGATGAAGTTGTGCATGACCAGATCGACCAGTGAGCGGTCTGCAAAGGCCGCTGCAGAGGTCTCGCGCGTGCGGTAGATGAGGCCTGCAGCATCGGCCTGCACACCGAACTCTTGCTCCAGCGAAGTGAGCAGCGATTGCACCGAGAAAGCCGCAGGGCGCACCTTGACGACCCCGGCCTCCAGGCGCGAATAGTCGAGCAAGGTGGTGAGCATCTCGGCCGCCGCGCCAGAGGCCGCGTGTGCGTGCTCCAGCACGGTTTGCTGGTGGGCGTTGAGCGGGCTGCGCTGCAGGGTTTCCAGAAACAGGCCCATGGCGTGCAGGGGCTGGCGCAGGTCGTGGCTGGCCGCGGCCAAAAAGCGGGACTTGTCGCGGTCGGCCTGCTCTGCGGCTTCTTGGGCGGCCAGGGCGCGGCGTGACTCGGCACGCAGCTCGGTCACCAGTCGCTCGTTTTCCAGCTTGAGGACGATGGAGCGCAGCGTGGCCTGCTCGCCGGTGCGCGCGTGCATGGAGGTCAGTGCGTAGTACACGCACACCATCAGCAGGGCGGGCCACATCACCACGCCGCCCGCCATGGCCAGTGCCAGCAGCACCCCGCCAATGGCAAACGTGAGGTAGATGATGTAGCCCCACAGCAGCGGTGCCCCCAGCCCCAGTGCGCCCGATGACACGGTGCTGATGATGCCGATGGCGTAAATCACGCTCTCGCCACTGCCCCAGTACAGCACCACGTGGGCCAGGCTGCCCCAGCTGATGCCCATGGCGCTCATGCACACCATCAGCCGCCACACGGCGCGCCTGGGGTGGTGTGCGGTGCCCTGGCGGTCAATGCCCAGCAGCACGGCGTACACACAGCTCACCACCAGGATGTGCGAGATCAGCCAGGCCAGCATGGCCTGCGGGTCGGCCACCGGGCGCATCACCCACAGTGTGCCAAAGGCCGTGGCCAGCGAGGCCAGCAAAGTCATCGGGAAGTTGTGGCGCAGCAGCGAGACCTGCTCGCGAAGGATTTCCTCGCGCTCCCACCGTGGCCAGGCCCAGCCCAGGCGTCCCATCAGGGACGGGGTGGACGTGTGCAATGGCGACGGTACCGCTGGTGGCGCAGCGGCAGGTTCT
This genomic window contains:
- a CDS encoding coniferyl aldehyde dehydrogenase, with amino-acid sequence MTPAEIHAQFQLQHQASRAQVDVPLLVRRERLLRLQKMLDEHAPVLAAAVQADFGMRSPRLTEVADLFVLRSLLSHTLRHLGRWMKPQRVFTPLFLQPASAWIARQPLGVVGVIAPWNYPIQLALAPAITALAAGNRVMLKPSELTPHTSAQLAALVAQFFSADEFCVVQGDANLSALFASLPFDHLVFTGSTAVGRKVAQAAAHNLTPTTLELGGKSPCIIDGHCDLQEAALKIAHGKLFNAGQTCVAPDYVLLPRGREAEFAQAYGAAVLRLFPSVEGNGDYASIITARHYARLRTMLQQAQTLGAEVQTIDPSVGKPASGKPTVGTLGDGASRQMLPTLVFGATSAMQLMQEEIFGPILPVISYERLDDAIAHINAGPRPLALYWFGQSEAVRDDVLARTVSGGVTVNDTLMHVAHDNLPFGGVGDSGWGAYHGEQGFLRFCHQKSVLVQSRWSLGALLYPPYGARFQRLMDLMRRWF
- a CDS encoding hybrid sensor histidine kinase/response regulator; amino-acid sequence: MTPSEPTHPEPAAAPPAVPSPLHTSTPSLMGRLGWAWPRWEREEILREQVSLLRHNFPMTLLASLATAFGTLWVMRPVADPQAMLAWLISHILVVSCVYAVLLGIDRQGTAHHPRRAVWRLMVCMSAMGISWGSLAHVVLYWGSGESVIYAIGIISTVSSGALGLGAPLLWGYIIYLTFAIGGVLLALAMAGGVVMWPALLMVCVYYALTSMHARTGEQATLRSIVLKLENERLVTELRAESRRALAAQEAAEQADRDKSRFLAAASHDLRQPLHAMGLFLETLQRSPLNAHQQTVLEHAHAASGAAAEMLTTLLDYSRLEAGVVKVRPAAFSVQSLLTSLEQEFGVQADAAGLIYRTRETSAAAFADRSLVDLVMHNFISNALRYTSRGGVLIACRQRGARLALEVWDTGHGIPEHQWEDIFKEFHQLGNPERDRRKGLGLGLAIVQRLACEMRTTVQVRSRLGKGSVFRLWLDNWQGALEDEAQPVLDPQSLAGLRVLAIDDDEAVRMGMQSLLQSWGCECLTAESGADAMQSLERMTPELIITDFRLRHEETGKQVLQALRSQLGAMVPAIIMTGDTSPQRLRDAQSTSALLLHKPVSTGQLRDAISLLLQQPQPAA